One Echeneis naucrates chromosome 1, fEcheNa1.1, whole genome shotgun sequence DNA segment encodes these proteins:
- the LOC115046261 gene encoding polycomb group RING finger protein 2 — protein sequence MDKMQPNRIKITDLNPHLTCPLCAGYLVDATTIVECLHSFCKTCIVAFLETNKFCPRCDVQVHKTCPQLSIRADKTLQDIVYKLVPGLFKDEMKRRRDFYAENRVLEPGEVVETFNIAEDEIISLSIQFYERNKNNERQRSEMEGDKSNGKRFLQCPAAMSVMHLAKFLRSKMDIPNNYRVEVLYGDEPLKDYYTLMDIAYFYEWRRTGPIPLQYLVKPTRKRRRPSQSAAQGHSDGVNTSPTSESDSQSDKVHSPAAAQPPRSSSQSSPASHNPSPAIQSSNGTTVPNNTQRHTLASKQNANARKVTVNGTSSGAGKEEARAGDKSGLPPAT from the exons ATGGATAAAATGCAGCCCAACCGGATTAAAATCACAGATCTGAACCCTCACCTCACATGCCCACTGTGCGCTGGTTACTTAGTTGATGCTACAACCATTGTAGAGTGCCTGCACTCCT TTTGTAAAACCTGCATTGTTGCCTTCTTGGAGACAAATAAGTTCTGTCCTCGATGTGATGTCCAGGTTCACAAGACGTGTCCACAGCTCAGTATCAG AGCTGACAAAACTCTACAAGACATTGTTTATAAGCTTGTTCCAGGGTTATTCAAAG ATGAAATGAAACGGAGGCGGGACTTCTACGCAGAGAATCGTGTATTGGAACCAGGGGAAGTGGTGGAGACGTTTAACATAGCAGAAGATGAAATCATCAGTCTGTCCATACAGTTCTACGAGAGGAACAA AAACAATGAGAGGCAGCGTTCAGAGATGGAAGGTGACAAG TCCAATGGTAAACGCTTCTTGCAGTGCCCAGCAGCCATGTCCGTCATGCACTTAGCAAAGTTCCTCAGGAGCAAGATGGATATTCCCAACAACTATCGG gtggaggtgtTGTATGGGGATGAGCCCCTGAAGGACTACTACACACTAATGGATATTGCCTACTTCTATGAGTGGAGAAGG ACTGGACCCATCCCCTTGCAGTATCTAGTCAAACCCACCCGGAAGCGCAGGCGGCCGTCCCAGTCTGCTGCTCAGGGCCACTCTGATGGTGTCAACACCAGTCCAACTTCAGAGAGCGACTCCCAGAGCGACAAAGTCCAcagtcctgctgcagctcagccgCCCCGGTCCTCATCGCAGTCCAGCCCTGCTTCCCACAACCCCTCCCCCGCCATCCAAAGCTCCAATGGTACAACTGTGCCCAACAACACTCAGCGACACACTCTCGCCTCCAAACAGAACGCCAACGCTCGCAAGGTGACTGTCAATGGGACGAGCTCTGGGGCCGGTAAAGAGGAGGCGAGGGCAGGCGACAAAAGTGGTTTGCCACCGGCAACCTAA